Proteins from a genomic interval of Spiroplasma endosymbiont of Lonchoptera lutea:
- a CDS encoding cell division protein SepF: MMFKRRQKKSAILVQNDDSQSNPVLSQLHSTMRLQDNDLSPTVQSLAVDENLTKPLLEYELEAYAQVVALADRLVAGENLIVNVANLSPIDRKRTLEFLGGVIYTLQGKAQKIDACAYVFISNENF; this comes from the coding sequence ATGATGTTCAAAAGAAGACAAAAAAAATCAGCAATATTGGTTCAAAATGATGACAGTCAATCTAATCCAGTATTGTCACAGTTACATTCAACAATGAGGCTTCAAGATAATGATTTAAGTCCTACTGTGCAGTCATTAGCAGTTGATGAGAATTTAACAAAACCATTATTAGAATATGAATTAGAAGCTTATGCTCAAGTTGTTGCTTTAGCAGACCGTTTAGTTGCTGGTGAAAATTTAATTGTTAATGTTGCAAATTTATCACCAATTGATCGCAAACGCACTTTAGAGTTTTTAGGTGGTGTTATTTATACTTTGCAAGGTAAAGCTCAAAAAATTGATGCTTGTGCTTATGTTTTTATTAGTAATGAAAATTTTTAA
- the ftsZ gene encoding cell division protein FtsZ, with protein MNNDTQLEQYDQVAHIKVIGVGGAGNNAVNRMIEAGVQGVDFIVANTDAQVLSVSKAREKIILGKQLTKGLGAGANPEIGKQAAIETEPEIKKMLENSDMVFIAAGMGGGTGTGAAPIIARIAKDLGALTIAIVTRPFTFEGRLRSSYAVQGIEELRKHVDSLIIISNDKLLQVIGGVPLTESFNETDNILRQGVQTITDLIAVPALINLDFADVKTVIESKGSALFGIGIGTGENKAIEAANKAISSPLLEASIKGAQNAIVNVTGGNTMSLFDANDAVDIVRQAAGSEVNIIFGVAVNEHLDDEMIVTVIATGFDERQIEKANPQVIEEARLKRFRPVGAENLSNFGYENDQLQERSVIYKPQRVGNFKPSPDGLQEELSNDDDLPPFLRGR; from the coding sequence ATGAATAATGATACTCAACTAGAACAATATGATCAAGTAGCTCATATTAAAGTAATTGGTGTTGGTGGAGCTGGAAACAATGCTGTTAATCGCATGATCGAGGCAGGAGTTCAAGGTGTTGATTTCATTGTTGCAAATACTGATGCTCAAGTATTAAGCGTTTCTAAAGCTCGTGAAAAGATTATTTTAGGCAAACAATTAACTAAAGGTTTAGGAGCAGGTGCTAATCCAGAAATTGGTAAGCAAGCAGCAATTGAAACTGAACCGGAAATTAAAAAGATGTTAGAAAATTCTGATATGGTTTTTATTGCCGCTGGGATGGGTGGTGGAACTGGTACGGGAGCGGCACCAATTATTGCCCGAATTGCTAAAGATTTGGGTGCTTTAACAATTGCTATTGTTACAAGACCATTTACTTTTGAAGGTCGTTTAAGAAGTTCTTATGCTGTTCAAGGTATTGAAGAATTAAGAAAGCATGTTGATTCATTAATAATTATTTCTAATGATAAGTTATTGCAAGTAATTGGTGGTGTGCCTTTAACAGAATCATTTAATGAAACTGATAATATTTTACGACAAGGAGTACAAACAATTACTGATTTAATTGCTGTTCCCGCGTTAATTAATTTAGATTTTGCTGATGTTAAAACAGTCATTGAAAGTAAAGGTAGTGCTTTATTTGGTATTGGTATTGGCACTGGTGAAAATAAAGCTATTGAAGCTGCTAATAAAGCGATTTCTTCACCATTATTGGAAGCATCAATTAAAGGAGCTCAAAATGCGATTGTGAATGTTACAGGTGGTAATACTATGTCATTATTTGATGCTAATGATGCTGTTGATATTGTTCGTCAAGCTGCTGGTAGTGAAGTAAATATTATTTTTGGTGTTGCTGTGAACGAACATCTCGATGATGAGATGATTGTTACGGTTATTGCTACTGGTTTTGATGAAAGACAAATTGAGAAAGCTAATCCTCAGGTTATTGAAGAAGCCCGATTAAAAAGATTTCGCCCCGTAGGAGCAGAAAATTTGTCTAATTTTGGTTATGAAAATGATCAGTTGCAAGAACGAAGTGTTATTTATAAACCGCAAAGAGTTGGTAATTTTAAACCATCACCAGATGGTTTACAAGAGGAATTAAGTAATGATGATGATTTACCACCATTTTTAAGAGGGCGATAA